Proteins encoded within one genomic window of Deltaproteobacteria bacterium:
- the pilM gene encoding type IV pilus assembly protein PilM, with amino-acid sequence AVPGPAVMIKKLHLRAEDEANLENHVMLEAGNAIPESLDNVTIDYQIANYAENGEIEVVLVAVKKDILNSFTAVIRDAGLNPQIVDVDYFALENMFELNYSIDEGQVVGLVNIGARYCSINILRGGRSSFTGDIPVGGAEFTDVLMRNLGVSVAEAELLKTGGAVRDFQPDQVEAALAPGVQFLVEEIHRALSFYWRSDAEDPLAAVYLSGGTARTEGLTRVLGERLETPVELVKPLERVTLAGGVDADFVRDNASSLAVTVGLASRRPGDKS; translated from the coding sequence CCGCCGTCCCGGGGCCCGCGGTCATGATCAAGAAGCTGCACCTGCGCGCCGAGGACGAGGCCAATCTCGAGAACCACGTGATGCTCGAGGCCGGGAACGCGATTCCCGAGAGCCTCGACAACGTCACCATCGACTACCAGATCGCCAACTACGCCGAGAACGGCGAGATCGAGGTCGTCCTCGTCGCCGTCAAGAAGGACATCCTCAACAGCTTCACCGCGGTGATCCGCGACGCCGGGCTGAATCCGCAGATCGTCGACGTCGACTACTTCGCCCTCGAGAACATGTTCGAGCTCAACTACTCGATCGACGAGGGCCAGGTCGTCGGGCTCGTGAACATCGGGGCGCGCTACTGCTCGATCAACATCCTGCGCGGCGGCCGGTCGTCCTTCACGGGCGACATCCCGGTCGGCGGCGCCGAGTTCACCGACGTGCTCATGCGCAACCTCGGCGTGTCGGTGGCCGAAGCCGAGCTGCTGAAGACCGGCGGCGCCGTGCGCGACTTCCAGCCCGACCAGGTGGAGGCGGCGCTCGCTCCGGGCGTGCAGTTCCTGGTCGAGGAGATCCACCGGGCGCTCAGCTTCTACTGGCGCTCCGACGCGGAGGACCCGCTGGCGGCCGTCTACCTCTCGGGCGGCACGGCGCGTACCGAGGGCCTGACGCGCGTGCTCGGCGAGCGTCTCGAGACGCCGGTCGAGCTCGTGAAGCCGCTCGAGCGGGTCACGCTCGCGGGCGGCGTCGACGCCGATTTCGTCCGGGACAACGCTTCGTCGTTGGCCGTTACCGTCGGGCTCGCGTCCCGGCGTCCGGGAGACAAGTCGTGA
- a CDS encoding PilN domain-containing protein has protein sequence MIRVNLLPVREVEREAGRRQETRLVYLSAVLVLVVLAGIEVATRMRLAPLKKEYARLQADIVALDKKSAELAKLETERNDLEEKLKTIATLEAKKIGPVNVLADLSDAAPEQVWLLEFKESGGLATISGLGLDDQTIANFMRNLAGSPYFDNVDLVETAQSELDGVQLKRFVVNARLSYSGKALGAAPRNLKFPEPTNKGGTKRKPGQRKGSRA, from the coding sequence GTGATTCGCGTCAACCTGTTGCCGGTCCGCGAGGTCGAGCGGGAGGCCGGTCGTCGGCAGGAGACCCGGCTCGTCTACCTGAGCGCGGTCCTCGTGCTGGTCGTGCTCGCGGGCATCGAGGTCGCGACCCGCATGCGCCTGGCGCCCCTCAAGAAGGAGTACGCGAGGCTCCAGGCGGACATCGTCGCTCTCGACAAGAAGTCGGCGGAGCTCGCCAAGCTCGAGACCGAGCGCAATGACCTCGAGGAGAAGCTCAAGACCATCGCGACCCTCGAGGCCAAGAAGATCGGGCCGGTGAACGTGCTCGCGGATCTCAGCGACGCGGCGCCCGAGCAGGTGTGGCTCCTCGAGTTCAAGGAGAGCGGCGGGCTCGCGACGATCAGCGGGCTCGGGCTCGACGACCAGACCATCGCCAACTTCATGCGCAACCTCGCCGGATCGCCCTATTTCGACAACGTCGATCTCGTCGAGACGGCGCAATCCGAGCTCGACGGCGTGCAGCTGAAGCGCTTCGTCGTGAACGCGCGCCTCTCCTACTCCGGCAAGGCGCTCGGCGCGGCGCCGCGCAACCTCAAGTTTCCGGAGCCGACGAACAAGGGCGGGACCAAGCGCAAGCCGGGTCAGCGCAAGGGGAGCCGCGCATGA